From Geotalea uraniireducens Rf4:
CTGTCCGGTGAAAGGCCCCGATGGCGCCACCTGGAAGGAAACCAAGGGGATCGGCACCGGTATCGTCCCGGTCAATTATGCCCGCTGTATCGGTTGCGGCAAATGCGTTCCCGCCTGCCCCTATCAGGCTCGCACCATGGATGACGGCGGCTTCCACACCGCCGGCACCCCTGAGCTGCAGAAATACGAAACCTTGCCCTCCTTCGAATATGGCAAGAAGTGGCCCCGTTCCGGCAAGAACCAGCCGATCGGCAACGCCCGCAAGTGCCATTTCTGCATCCATCGTTTGGCCAACGGCATGCTTCCCATGTGCATCACCACCTGCATCGGCCGGGCTGGCTATTTCGGCGACGAGAGCGATTCAAAGAGCCTGATCGCCCAGGTAAAAAAGGCCAACAAGATTCAGATTCTCAAGGCCGGCAAGGGGACGGCGCCGCGGGTCTATTACGTGGCGAATGAGACGCTGGAGGTGCTCTATGGCAAATAACAATGACGATGACGTTTCCCGCCGCGAATTCCTGAAAAATCCGCTATCGTGGGTGGGAGTGTGTCGTTCTATGACACGAAGGTGAAAATTGATAAAGGTATGAAGTGTAGGATAAAAGATTGACTCGAAAACGGGGTCGCCAAGTGGCGGCCCTTTTTTTTACCCTGTCTTCCAGTTCGTACCATAAGGAATCCAGCTAAAGTTTTTTCAACTGTGTGACGATAGGGCTATTAAAACAACTTTATCGGGAGGGTGACATGGGTATGAAAAGAGGGGTCTCGGGTAAAAAGACGGTTTTGCTGGCAGCGGTGTTGGCGTTGGGCGTTATACATGCGGCTCAAGCAGAAACCGTAAAGCTACATGGTTCGACGACGGTGCAAAAGCGGATTATGGAGCCTGGCAAGGACGCGCTGAAAAAAGCAACAAGCATCGATCTGGTGCTGGTCGGCAACGGGACCGGCAATGGCCTTGAGGATCTGGTAAACGGCAAGTGTGACGCTTCCATGGCGTCGGAAGAGTTGGCCGATGCCGTAGCCAGCATGAAGGACGCAAGCGGCAAGGAAGCGGCTGCAGGGCTTACGCCTCATATTATTACCACCGATGTCATCAAGGTGATCGTGCACCCGTCAAATACGGTGGCCAAGCTTTCCAAGGAACAGCTCAAGGGGCTTCACAACGGCTCAATAGCCAACTGGAAGGATGCCGGCGGGACCGACCAGCCGGTAATCGTCATTACCTCTCATCTCGGTTCTGCGACGAGGAAGGTCTTCCAAAAAGAGGTCATGGACGGGACAAAATATGTGGATGGCGCCATTGAAGTGGAAACGACCCGCAAGGAGATCGACAACGTTTCCCACTTTCCGGAAGCCATAGGGGCCGTCAGCATGGGGTTCATCAATCTGCCCGGCAACAGGGAAAAGATCAAGATAGTCGAAACGCCGCAGATCAGCCGCCCTCTCATGTTGATCACAAAAGGCGAGGCTTCACCGTCAGTAAAAAAAGTCGTGGATTTTTTCAAGGGTGAAGGAAAGAAATACATTAAAGACTGACGACCGTTGGCAGGGCTCGGCTTGAAGCGCACAGCCCAGTGTCGTGCGCTGTTTTTACGCGTATCAATTCTGATCAGCAGATGGAGAAGCAACATGACGATTAAGGCAAAGCTGTATGCAAATATGCTGATTACGATTACTGGAATTCTGGTTATCGGCGGTTTCAGCCTCGCCGGGATGAAATTCGTGCAAAGCAAGCTTTCGGTTCTCACGGAACAATCAACGCCATACCAACTTAAAACCATTGACCTGCAGCGTGCTCTCCAGGAACACACATCAAGCCTGATCAAATTGGCCACGGCAACGTCAATGGCAGACTATAACGCTACAAAGAACGACGCCGAAAAAACGCTCGCAGAAATCAAGACCGTTTCCAATGATCTTGCCGGCTTCAAATCGTCTAATGGAGAGGACAGGTCGAATAGCTCTGCACAGGAATTGGAAGTGATAACCGTAGAACTGTTCAAGACCACGCAAGAGCGGTTGCTGGCTGAGGAAGCAGGTAAAGCGGCTGATGCTCTGATGAAGAAGAAGCTGCTGGACATTTCCAGGAAATTGCGCGACATGGATAACACCATGAAATCCGTACAGAAAAACTCCATGCACCAGCTTTCCAAATCCAATGACAGCGTCAAGACCATCACCCAGAAGGTAAAGAACGTGCAAGGCGCAACCAACTCATTGAATGATGTGAAAGTGGCCGTGCTGGAGGTCTCCGCAGCCGACAGCAAAACCGCCCTGGCGGTGGCCAAGAGTCATTTTACGGTTGCTTCACGCCTGGTCACTCAGAGCGTTCTTGTTAAAAACGATAAAGGGGGCGGGATTGGCAAGGAGCTTACTGAAGGGATCGGCGAAGTGACCAAGCGTGTTGCATCTTCACAGGGGCTGCTCGATCTGAAGGGCGCGATTCTCGTGACACCAGACGACGAAACAAAGAAAAAATTCAACCAAACCTTGGCGTTCGTCAATCAAAAGCTGGCGCAATTGTCGGTATTGATGGGGGACGCGGTCGAAAAATCGACGGAAGACTTTTCCTCAGAGAACACGAAATTTGACAGTTCGTTAACAGGAGCCAGTTCAGCCGGCGATATTATGGCGTCAACCAGCGACCTGATTGCTCTCGGCTCTGATGTGAGCAGGCTTATCAATGATCTCTTCAGCGCCGGCACCATACAGGAACTGGAAGCCATCAAAGCAGACCTTGTGCATAAATTCGACAATGCAAATGCCATACAGAAGAAGGTGGCGTCAGTGAGCGGCGCACGGAGAAATTCGGGGCAGACGGTGCGCCTTGCCGGCGTATCCGGCTCTTTGACCGAGATCAAGGGTCTCTTGCTGGCAAAAGATGGTGTCGCAGAAAAGCTTGCTCGGGTGTTGAAGGTGAAAACCCAGGCTCAATCACTGAACACCAAGCTGAAGGACCTGGTGGCCAAGCAGCGCGAGGAGGGAAAAAGAGGGGTTACCTCGGCACAGGCTGAACAGGAAAAAGCGGTTAAATCGGTGAACAGGGTTTTTAAGACTAATATTACGTCAGTTTCCGTCATCGCGCTCATCGTGCTGGTGCTGGGTATTGTCTTCAGTACCGGTCTGGCAAAATCGATCACCGCACCGATCAGAGAACTGACCAGCATTTCGGAAAAGTTCGGTAATGGCGACTTCAGCAGCAGTCTCGATGAAAAGCGGAAAGACGAGTTCGGTACGCTCGCAGTCCATTTTAACCAGGCTACTGCAAAGCTCAAAGAGATAACCTCCCAGATTCGGGAGGCCATCGGCAACCTTGCCTACAGCTCCAGCAGCCTCACTGCTACGGCTGAAGAATTGAGTGCCGGCGCACGGCAGCAGGCAACACAGACGGATCAGTCCGCTTCGGCCATGATCGAGATGAGCCAGACGATCCAGGATGTGGCGCGCAATGCCCATGAAACTGCTGCAGAGACAAAAAACTCCCTCACTCTGGCCAGCGACGGCCAGAAGATCGTCGGTGAAACCGTGCGCGGCATGGAAGAAATTGCTGCTTCGGTCAAGGAAACCGCTGATACCGTCAAGCTACTCGGCGAAAATTCTACCAGGATCGGCTCGGTCGTTGATGTCATAAATGAAATCGCCGACCAGACCAACCTGCTGGCGCTTAACGCGGCCATTGAGGCGGCACGGGCTGGCGAGGCCGGCAGGGGCTTTGCCGTAGTTGCCGACGAAGTGCGGAAGCTGGCCGAGAAGACCGGCGAGTCCACCAGGGAAATTGCCGAAATGGTCGCCCAGATTCAGGCCAGCACCCAGAAGTCGGTGCGCGCCATGGAAAAGGGGACCGCCAAGGTCGAGGAAGGGATGCTGCGGGCAACGGAAGCAAACCTCGCCTTGGAGTCCATCGTTGGGGCGTCTGACAAGGGTGTTGCCATGGTTCAGACCATCGCCACCGCAGCAGAAGAGCAATCGGCTGTTGCTGCTGAGGTTTCCACGAGCATGGAGCACATCGCCACGATAACCCGTTCAGCCGAAATGTCCACCGGTGAGATTACCCGTGCTGCGGAAGAACTCAACAGGCTTGCCGGCGACTTGAATCGAATGGCGGGGTGGTTCAAGATGTAGAAAAAGGAATGGGGTATTGAAGGGTTTAGAGTGGAAACGGGCTGTCGCAAGACTGCCCGTTTCCGTTTTCTAAGGTTAATAATGGTTTTTTAAATACCAACCTCGCGTTCTGCAACTTCTTCTGTTGCCTTTGCGCCTATTTTTGCTATCTTTACGTGAATCTCAATAACAGGAGGGCGTTGATGGATGAGCGTGACGATATAGAGCTTCTGGAAAATAAAGGGATTTCCCGGCGAGATTTCCTGAAAAACAGCGCGCTCATCGGCTGCGGCGCCCTGGTGGCCTCCCAGCTCGATTTTGCCCACGGCCTCATCGCCCGTGTCGAGGCGGGGGAGCTGACCCAGATGGAGGCCCTGGAGATGTTGCGGGAGGAAAGCACCCTCTATACGGTTTGCCTCAACTGCAACACCGGCTGCGGCATCAAGGTGAAGGTCCTCGACGGCGTCGCCGTCAAGGTGGACGGCAACCCGTACAACCCGTTCACCCTCCACCCCCATCTTCCCATGACCGAGGAGTTGAGCAGGGCGGCAAAGGTGGACGGCGCCATCTGTCCCAAGGGACAATCTGCCCACCAGGGGGCCTACGACCCTTACCGCATCCGCAAGGTGCTGAAGCGGGCCGGCAAGCGTGGCGATGGGAAGTGGGTCTCCGTCCCCTTTGACCAGGCCGTGTCCGAAATCGTCAACGGCGGCGCGTTGTTCGCCCATGTCCCGGGCGAAGAAAAGCGCCTGGTGACGGGGCTCAAGGATATCTACGCCATGAAGGATCCCATGGTGTTCGAGTCGATGGGGGCCGACGTGGCGCTGATCCGCAAGAAAAAAATGACGGTTGCGCAGTTTAAGGCGCGGCACGCGGCCAATCTCCACCTCCTCATCGACCCGGACCACCCGGATTTCGGGCCGCGGAACAACCAGTTCGTCTACTTCTGGGGGAGGATCAAGGGTGGGCGGAGCGACTTCGCCAAACGCTTCACCGACGGCTTCGGCACGGTCAATACCCATGGCCATACCACGGTCTGCCAGGGGTCGCTCTACTTCGCCTGCAAGGCCATGAGCGAGCAGTATGTGGGCGATACCTTCAAGGATGGCCAGAAGTTCTACTGGCAGGCCGACCAGGAGAATGCCGAATACATCCTCTTTGTCGGCGCCAACCTCTTCGACGGCAATTACGGCCCTCCCAACCGGACGCCGCGCATGACCCAGAGGCTCGTTGAGGGGAAACTGCGGATTACTGTCATCGATCCGCGTTTCACCAAGCTTGCCGCCAAGGCTCACCGCTGGGTGCCGATCAGGCCGGGCACCGATGCGGCCTTTGCCATGGGGATGACCCGCTGGATTCTGGAGAACAAGCGCTATGATGCAGTCTATCTGGCCAACGCCAACAAGGCGGGGGCTGCGAAGGACGGGGAATCCACCTGGAGCAATGCCACCTGGCTGGTGAAGATCGATAAGGACGGGAACCCCGGCGCGTTCCTCCGTGCCTCGGAGATCGGCCTGAAAGCGAAGGAGGTAAGGACGGGCAGGGATGGGAAGGAGTTCCCGTTCGAATACCTGGTGGCCATCCGGGACGGCGAGCCGACGGCCTTCGATCCCAACGACGAGCGGCTGCGGGTGAGGGGGGAGCTCTTCGTCAGCACCGAGCTCAAGGGGAAGGAGGGGCCGATCAGGGTCAAGAGCGCCTTGCAGATCATGCTGGAAACGGCCCGGGAAAAAACCATCGCCGAATATGCAAAGATCTGCGGCGTGGAGCCGGGGGTGATCGAGGCCGTGGCCAGGGAATTCACCTCCTACGGAAAGAGGGCCTGCGTCGATGTCCATCGCGGACCTGCCCAGCACACCAACGGGTTTTACGCCATCTCCTCACTGATGAACCTGAACCTGCTCGTGGGGAACTTCGACTGGAAGGGGGGGATGATCGCCGCATCGACCTTCAACACGGACGGCAGCAGGAACGAGCGGCAACCATTTAACTTCAAGAAGCTTACCCCAAAGAGCGGCAAACCGTTCGGCCTGTCCATCATTCGCCACGACGCTTTGTACGAGGAGTCGACCGTTTTCGCCGGCTACCCGGCCAAGCGCAACTGGTGGCCGCTTTCCTCGGACGTTTACGAGGAGATTCTGCCATCCATAGCCGATGCCTACCCCTATCCGATCAAGGTCCTTTTCTCCTACATGGGGAGCCCTTCCTACTCCCTTCCCGCCGGGCAGACCAATATCGCGGCCCTGACGAACCTGGAACGGGTGCCGCTCTACTTTGCCAGCGACATCACCGTAGGCACCACCACCATGTACGCCGATTATGTCTTTCCCGACCTGCACTTCCTTGAACGCTGGGAATTCCAGGGGTCCCATCCCAATATGCCGGTCAAGGTCCAGCCGGTGCGCCACCCGGTAATTGCCTCGCCCAACGAGGTGGTCCGGGTGTTCGGCGAGGAGCAGCCGATCTCCTTCGAGACGCTCTGGCTCGCCCTTGCGGAGAAACTGGGCATTCCCGGCTTCGGCAAGGACTGCTTTGCCGCCGGTCAGCATTTTACCCGTCCCGATGATTTTTATTTCCGCATGGTTGCCAACCTGGCCTATGACGGCAGGGAGCCGGTCCCCGATGCCGGGTGGAACGAGGTGGAGTTATTCATGCGGGGCCACAGGCACCTGCCGAAGAATGTCATCGACATGGCGCGAAATGAAAATCTGGGGTTGGCCAACTTGAGCAAGGCGATCCACATCCTCAACCGGGGCGGCCGTTTCGATACACAGGAAGCCTCCTACAAGGGGGAGTACGCGGCAAACAGGTACGGCCGGCTGATAAACCTCTACCAGGAGAAAACCAGCAAGGTGAAGGACGCCTTTACCGGCAGGCATTTCCATGGCATGGCACGCTACGAGCCTGTTGCCGATACGCTCGGCAACGAGCCGACTCTTCTTTCAAAAGGGTACGACCTACACCTCATAACCCAGCGGGATGTGAGGATGACCAAGAGCCGGACCGTCACCAACCAGTACCTGACCGAACTCATGCCGGGAAACGGCATCATCGTCAACACGAGGGATGCCAGGCGATTGGGGTTGAAGAACGGACAAATGGTAAAGGTGGTGTCGGCGAGCAACCCCGCCGGGGAGTGGGACCTGGGCAACGGTGTGAAAAAGCCGATGATCGGCAAGGTGCAGATCACGGAGACCATCCGGCCCGGCGTCGTCACCTTTACCCTCGGCCACGGCAACTGGGCCACCGGTGCCGCAGACGTGACCATCGACGGTACGCTGATCAAGGGGGATCCGCGCCGGGGCGGGGGTGTCCATGCCAATGCCGCCATGTGGATCGATCCGCACCTGAAGAACACCTGCATGATCGACAAGGTGGGGGGGAGCGTTTCCTTCTACGATACGATGGTGCGGCTGGTGAAGGTCTAGGAGCCTGTCGGACTTAGGAATGAATCTACTGCGAGAATGGCAAATCGGTCCATATCTCCGGAAATTTTCGACGAATAGGTCCACTATTAGCTCTCAAATTTCCGGAAATCTGTCCTCGATTTTCCATCCTCTCGCTACGATTCCCTAAGTCCGACAGACTCCTAGGGGCGGGCAAAACTATCAAAAATGATCGGAGCAATTTATGAACCGGAGCAAAGCGCTGTTCAGAACATTATTTCCGTCTTTACTGTTGGGTCTTTCGCTGCTCCAGGGTTGCGCGTCTATGGAGCCGGCAACCGGAAAGCAGGCGACGGCGTCGGCCAGCATATGCAACCAGGCCAACAGCGCCGTAATCGACTATTTCGGCCTCATCGACAGCGCAAAAAAGGAACGACCCGAACTCGTTGAAGCCCTGGCGAAATTCCCCAAGGGTGCCGACCTCCATAACCACCTTTCGGGAACGGTTATGCCGGAAGACTATATTGCACTGGGGAGCGCAGAAGGCGACTGCTTCGGACCGGACACGAGCGTCCCGACCATGTATGCCATCACGACTGCCGCTGCATCCGGTGCATGCAATGCCGGTTTCAAGCCGCTGGCGAAGGCGAGCGCCGATGAGCGGCAAAAGCTGGTGCAGTCCCTGTCCATGTACCAGTTCGACTATCAAGGGATCCAGTCCGGACACGATCAGTTCTTTGCGACCTTCGGCAGATTCGGAGCGGTATCCGGCTCATTCAGCAACGAGGGGCCGATGCTTGCGAAACTTCTGCAACAGGCGAATGCGGACAATGTCATCTACGTCGAAACCATGATGTCCTTCCAGCCAGCGGCGGTCAGCCGCCTTGCCGACCTGCTGAGACAGAGATATCCCGACGCCTCGTATTACACGGAAAGCAGCAATTATCCCGCGCTGTTCGACTATTTGCTGAGTGCCGGATTGAAAAACGCCGTGATCGCGGCGCAGAAGGATATCGCCGCATACGTGAGCAGTACGAATGCCGTACTCAGGTGCGGCGCTGCCGACCAGGACCCTGCCTGCGATGTTTCCTACGACTTTCAAGCTGCCGTGAACCGGAATGCTTCAATGAAAGACGGGAGCGCCGACCTGCCGAAAATTTTCACGCAGACAGCCATCTCCTGTCTGCTCGCCGATGCTGAAAAACGGGTGGTGGGAGTGAACCTGCTGAGCGGCGAAGACCAGCCCGTCTCCATGCAAAGCTTCAGCACGCAGATGCAGTTTTTCAGCTATTTCCATGGCAGGTTTCCGAAGGTGAACATTGCTCTCCATGGGGGCGAAATCACGCCGTGTTTCGTTGGTGACGGTAATCCGGCGCTGAAGGACCATCTCACCGGTTCCATACGTGCGGGCGCGAAGCGGTTGGGTCATGCAGTTTCCTTCAGCTATTTGAACGATGTCGACAAGGCCGAAGTCGCCGCAGTGATGAAGAGCAATAACACCCTTGTGGAAATTCCGTTCACCAGCAATGCGCAGATACTGGGGGTCGCCGGCGAGGAACATCCGTTTCCGCAGTATTTTCGCAAGTATGGCATTCCCGCCGCTTTTTCGACGGACGACGAGGGGGTTTCCCATGCCGACTACACGAGCGAATGGATCTACGCTGTCATGAAATACGGAATAACCTTCTCTGAAGCGGTACGGCTGGCGCGTTTCAGCATCCAGTACAGCTTCCTGCCCGGCGACCCGCTCTGGACGGACGTGGCGTCGGCAAAAATAGTCAGCCAGTGTGCTGGCCAGGCTCCGGGGAGCTCCGATCCCGCCGAACCATGCAGGGCCTTCCTTGCGGGCAGCGCGAAAGCCAGGACCCAATGGAGCTACGAAGCGAAGCTTTCCCGTTTTGACAACGAATACGGACCAAAGCTGAGGAAGTATCTCGGGAATTGAGACACGGGCGAATTCAGGGTCAAAGTGCACCACTACGTGCTTGCGTGGCTGACGAGATGTTGTTGATTTGGGTTCAATCGTATTTAAACTGAAAGTCCAGAAAACATAAATTTAACCCTCTTTCAGCGTTGTCCGTTAGGTCTTTGCATTAAGTTTTTTAGCCCCATTAGGGGTGTTCGCATGTAGCCGGGGGATTCATCCCCCGGAACAGATCCCAGAATATCCCCACGTCACGTACGTGACGTGATGAAATTTGCCGCAATGACCGGGGAATGAATTCCCCGGCTACCAGCATTCTGTCCCTACGGGACGTAAGCAAAAACCGGACACTGCTGACCATCTTTCCTTTTTCCCCAGGCAGTCATTCTGCCCCTGTGCCGACTTGCGCCCATCACCGAAAAATACTTGCAAAAAGCAAATAATTTTGTATAGTGTCTGTATGGAGGATTGAGATGGATTCCGTACGAGAGCAATTGCAAATATTTGTGCGCCGGTTCGGGCTCCTGAACGCCACCTGTTGCGAGGCCTGCTGCGGCGAGGATGTATCGCTTGTGCAGAGCCACATCCTCTTCGAGATACGGCGCATGGGGGAACCGTCGATGCAGCAGGTGGCGGAGGAGCTGGGGATTGACGTCACCACCTTCAGCCGCCAGGTCAAGGCCATGGAAGGGGACGGGCTGGTGACGCGCCGCCCGTCGGAGAGGGATCGCCGGGTGAGCCTGCTTGGGCTGACCGACGAGGGACGGCGAGTGCTGGTCCGGATCGATCGCTACATGGCGGAGAAGATCGGCCAGATCTTTTCGGTGATGACCCCTTTCGAACGGGAGGTTACAACCCGTTCGCTGGCTCTCTTCAACGAGGCGCTGGCCAAGGTCGGTGAGGCTGCTTCCGATGGAAAAAACATTGCATGCTGCAACTAATATTGGGGCGGGTGAGATGATGAAAGTTCAGAAAACGGGGAAGGTCGAGTGGTCGAATGTAAAGCTGGCGACGCCTGCCGGCTGCGGTCCCGCTGCCGGTAACGGGCTGGAGAAGCCCCCCTGCTGAGGCCCCCGCATCTCCGCCGGCGGCGGAGCGATTGATGAAACGGTTCCCGGCTTCCTGGGGTGGTTGACGACCGATGCGGGGCGGTTCCCGCAGGTGGCGTCGGAGCTTGCCTGGACAGACCGGCTCGGCGGATGGAAGGCGCGTTGGGGGATCGGCCGCATGAGCTACCTGATTCCCGCCGGTCTCTACGCCGTAGGCCAGCCGACCCCGGCCGATCCCGTTGTGGTGACGGCCAATTACAAGATGAGCTACGATCTGGTGCGGCGCTCACTGGCCGGCCGCAACGTCTGGCTGCTGGTGCTGGAGACTTTCGGCATTAACGTCTGGTGTGCGGCGGGGAAGGGAACCTTCGGCACGGACGAGCTGGTACGGCGCATCGGCGCGACCGGACTGGCGCAGGTGGTAACCCATCGGCGCCTGCTCCTGCCGATTCTGGGTGCGCCCGGCGTGGCTGCCCACGAGGTGGCCGGGCTGACCGGTTTTACGGTCAGATACGCGACGATCCGGGCCGACGACCTGCCGGCCTATCTGGACAACGGCATGGTGACGACTCCGGCGATGCGGGAACTGACCTTTACCTTTCGGGAGCGGCTCGTGCTTATCCCGGTGGAACTGGTGCTGGCACTGAAGCCGACGGCCGCTGTCTGTGCGGTAATCTTCCTGTTGGCAGCCCTGCTCGGGGGTGTTCCTGCCGGGCTCTGGACCCTTTTGGCCTATGCCGGCGCGGTCTTTACCGGCATAGCGGTTGCGCCGCTTCTCCTTCCATGGCTTCCGGTGCGAAGCTTTGCCGTCAAGGGCGCGCTGGCAGGTCTTGCCTGGAGCACGGGCTACTATCTGCTCGCTGGCGGCGGCAGCTGGAGTGTGCCGGTGGCGATTGCAGCATTTCTGACCCTGCCGGCGGTGAGCGCCTTCTACACCCTCAATTTCACGGGGTGCACCACGTTTACCTCCCGTTCCGGCGTGAAGAAGGAAATGCGGCTCGCCCTGCCGGTCATGGGGGGCGCCCTTGCCGTCAGTGCACTGTTGCTGGTGGCGGGGTTGTTTCTGTAGCGGAACGGGGAGGCATAATGAAAGACTTCAGATATTTGCGAAACGTGGCGACGCTGGAACTGCGTGAGTCCGCCTGCATCGGCTGCGGCAGGTGCGTGGAGGTCTGCCCGCACAAGGTATTCTCCCTTGCGGAAAAGCGGTCCCGCATCGTCGACTTCGATGGCTGCATGGAGTGCGGCGCCTGCGCGAAGAACTGTCCGACCGCTGCCATAAAGGTAGATGCCGGGGTCGGCTGCGCCTCGGGGCTGATCACTGAATGGCTCCGGGAGCGGAACATCCGCGGGGTCGGCGGCGGGTGTTGTTCTTAGCCGACAGGGCCTTCAGGAGGGCTCGACGCGCATGCGCGGCGCCGGAAACTTTCTGCCGACGATGGCCTTGTGCCGGGCGCGCAACTCCTCCATTCCCCCTTCCAGAAAAGAGAGTGTTCTCTTGTCTTCCAGTTCGTTCAGATAGGCATCAGCCAGCGTTGCCATGAGGGCGTTGTACTTTTGGGTTGAACTGCCGTGGGCGTAGTTTCTGCCGGGGAAGCGGCGGATGTCGCCGTTGAATTCCGGTGCGACGTGATAGAGTTCGTGGAGGACGGTTATCAGTTTTTCTTTTAGTGGAAGATTGAGAAAGCGGGGGACGAGGAAATAGATGATGTAGAGGATCTCGGTGTCGCGGTGGGTGACGGGGGGCATGGAACAGATGAAGGTGCGGCGGCCGCGGCGGGCTGTCGTGGTCCGGCTGCCGTCTTTGAAGCGGAGCGGGTGGATCTTGGCGTAAGTGCCGTGAATGCCGCCGTTGCGGGTGTTTGAGATGCAGACGAGGAGCTGTTGCGGGTCGATGTGGCCGAACTCCGGCATCCGCCGGACGATGTCGGCAATGAGCCGCTCCAGCTCCCCTGTCAGGTTGAGGGTAGTCATTGTTCTAGAGGACGAAGGAACGGGGTTCGAGGTTCGAGAAAACCCGCATCCTTGCCCCTTTAACCTTGCGCCTGGAGTTTATGGCAGAACAGGCAGCGCATCGGGCCGTCTTTCGGCTTGACCGGATGTTTCGGCGGGAAGGGGATCCCCCCCTGCTCATTGTGGCAGGCGGGACAGCCTTTGTCCGCCTCCATCTTGCTGCCGGTCTGTTTTACGATTTCGTAAAAAGGTTTATGCTTGTCGTCGAGGGGGACCCGTTTGGTCTTTTCTTTGCCGGAAATGGCAATAAAAATAACCAGTACCACACCGATTATGGCGATAAATATCCAGTCGTTTTTGCTGATTTTCATCTATTCCCTCCTGTTTAATCGTGAGAAGTGAGAAGTAAGTAGTAAGAAGTAAGTCGTGAGTCGTAGAGGCTTTTACCGATTCCCAGTCCCCAGTCCCCAGTACACTGTAACATCTGAATCTAACCCCCCTCAGTCCCCCCTTACCTAAGGGGGGAAGCCTTGAAGTCTCCCCTTAGATAAGGGGAGATTTAGAGGGGTTATCCGCAAAAATAAGTGTTACATGGTACTAGTTCCCAGTTCCCAGTTCCTATCCCAAAAAAGCGCAGCCGATGGCGCCGTTATGCTGCGGATGCTCCGGTACGGTCACTGTCATCCCGGTTTCCATTTCCAGAAGCCGGACCAGTGCCTTATTCAAAGCCACACCGCCGGTCAGCACCAGCTTTTCGCCCGGGAAGCGCTTAAGCATCGGCATCACGCGCTTGACCAGGGTCTGGTTGACTCCGGCGCAGAGCCGTCCGACGGGATAGCCGCGCAGGATCTGGCCGATCAGCTCCGACTCGCCGAAAATGCCGCAGGTGGCATCGAGGGTTACCGGCTCCTCCCAGTGGGAGGATAGCTCGTCAAGGCTCACCTCAAGAATCGACGCCAT
This genomic window contains:
- a CDS encoding amidohydrolase family protein, with amino-acid sequence MNRSKALFRTLFPSLLLGLSLLQGCASMEPATGKQATASASICNQANSAVIDYFGLIDSAKKERPELVEALAKFPKGADLHNHLSGTVMPEDYIALGSAEGDCFGPDTSVPTMYAITTAAASGACNAGFKPLAKASADERQKLVQSLSMYQFDYQGIQSGHDQFFATFGRFGAVSGSFSNEGPMLAKLLQQANADNVIYVETMMSFQPAAVSRLADLLRQRYPDASYYTESSNYPALFDYLLSAGLKNAVIAAQKDIAAYVSSTNAVLRCGAADQDPACDVSYDFQAAVNRNASMKDGSADLPKIFTQTAISCLLADAEKRVVGVNLLSGEDQPVSMQSFSTQMQFFSYFHGRFPKVNIALHGGEITPCFVGDGNPALKDHLTGSIRAGAKRLGHAVSFSYLNDVDKAEVAAVMKSNNTLVEIPFTSNAQILGVAGEEHPFPQYFRKYGIPAAFSTDDEGVSHADYTSEWIYAVMKYGITFSEAVRLARFSIQYSFLPGDPLWTDVASAKIVSQCAGQAPGSSDPAEPCRAFLAGSAKARTQWSYEAKLSRFDNEYGPKLRKYLGN
- a CDS encoding MarR family winged helix-turn-helix transcriptional regulator, with amino-acid sequence MDSVREQLQIFVRRFGLLNATCCEACCGEDVSLVQSHILFEIRRMGEPSMQQVAEELGIDVTTFSRQVKAMEGDGLVTRRPSERDRRVSLLGLTDEGRRVLVRIDRYMAEKIGQIFSVMTPFEREVTTRSLALFNEALAKVGEAASDGKNIACCN
- the hgcA gene encoding mercury methylation corrinoid protein HgcA, whose translation is MKVQKTGKVEWSNVKLATPAGCGPAAGNGLEKPPCUGPRISAGGGAIDETVPGFLGWLTTDAGRFPQVASELAWTDRLGGWKARWGIGRMSYLIPAGLYAVGQPTPADPVVVTANYKMSYDLVRRSLAGRNVWLLVLETFGINVWCAAGKGTFGTDELVRRIGATGLAQVVTHRRLLLPILGAPGVAAHEVAGLTGFTVRYATIRADDLPAYLDNGMVTTPAMRELTFTFRERLVLIPVELVLALKPTAAVCAVIFLLAALLGGVPAGLWTLLAYAGAVFTGIAVAPLLLPWLPVRSFAVKGALAGLAWSTGYYLLAGGGSWSVPVAIAAFLTLPAVSAFYTLNFTGCTTFTSRSGVKKEMRLALPVMGGALAVSALLLVAGLFL
- the hgcB gene encoding mercury methylation ferredoxin HgcB, encoding MKDFRYLRNVATLELRESACIGCGRCVEVCPHKVFSLAEKRSRIVDFDGCMECGACAKNCPTAAIKVDAGVGCASGLITEWLRERNIRGVGGGCCS
- a CDS encoding putative metallopeptidase — protein: MTTLNLTGELERLIADIVRRMPEFGHIDPQQLLVCISNTRNGGIHGTYAKIHPLRFKDGSRTTTARRGRRTFICSMPPVTHRDTEILYIIYFLVPRFLNLPLKEKLITVLHELYHVAPEFNGDIRRFPGRNYAHGSSTQKYNALMATLADAYLNELEDKRTLSFLEGGMEELRARHKAIVGRKFPAPRMRVEPS